From a single Patescibacteria group bacterium genomic region:
- the glmS gene encoding glutamine--fructose-6-phosphate transaminase (isomerizing), with protein sequence MCGIIGYLGKKPAFPVLLSGLKRMEYRGYDSYGFCIFNKDKEPFVYKKVGKISKSENLSDLTVEGVAGLGHTRWATTGGVTDENAHPHFDCNKDIFLAHNGIIENYKELKEKLISKGHKFTSETDTEVLCHLIEENYNGSLEEALRKILKDIRGTYGIVLMSKKEPQKIVAARLSSPMILGVGQDELLIASDPAAIITHTRQIITLDDNEVAVLKPEDFFILKEKPIISIDWTPEDAQKKGYEHFMLKEIMEEPETIENAIRGRLISNEGTVKLGGLDSVEDKLDKINRIILVACGTAGYASRIGKYMLEEYAGILTGAEIGSEFRYRKPIIDKNTAAVFVSQSGETADTLAGLTEMKKKGVLTIGITNVVGSTQARETDAGVYTRSGPEIAVASTKVFLGQLATLAMLTVYLGRRRNMSLVLGQRITSELKKLPELAQQILENKEQIKAIAEKYKDFKNFWFIGRKYNFPIALEGALKLKEISYLHAEGGASGELKHGPLALIDENFPTIAICPSDSVYNKMILGIEEVKARKGPVLAIATEGNERIKEIVDDVIYIPKTLEMLTPMLSVIPLHLFAYYIATMLGHDVDQPRNLAKSVTVE encoded by the coding sequence ATGTGCGGAATTATAGGTTATTTAGGTAAAAAACCTGCCTTCCCGGTTTTATTATCCGGGCTTAAGCGAATGGAATACCGCGGCTATGACAGCTACGGTTTTTGTATTTTTAATAAAGATAAAGAACCCTTTGTTTATAAGAAGGTGGGCAAGATTTCAAAATCAGAAAACCTTTCTGATTTAACTGTTGAGGGGGTTGCTGGACTTGGTCATACTAGGTGGGCAACCACAGGAGGTGTAACAGATGAGAATGCTCATCCTCATTTTGACTGCAATAAGGATATCTTTCTGGCTCACAATGGAATTATTGAGAATTATAAGGAGCTTAAGGAAAAATTAATTTCAAAAGGCCATAAATTTACAAGCGAAACAGACACTGAAGTATTGTGTCATTTAATTGAGGAGAATTATAATGGCAGTTTAGAAGAGGCGCTTAGAAAAATACTAAAAGATATTAGAGGAACATACGGGATTGTTTTAATGTCTAAAAAAGAGCCTCAGAAAATTGTTGCAGCTCGTTTATCTTCTCCAATGATTTTAGGTGTTGGTCAAGATGAGCTTTTGATTGCATCTGATCCAGCAGCAATAATAACTCATACTAGGCAAATTATTACCCTAGATGATAATGAAGTTGCTGTCCTAAAACCAGAAGATTTTTTCATTCTTAAGGAGAAACCCATAATTTCTATCGACTGGACTCCTGAAGATGCTCAGAAAAAAGGATATGAACATTTCATGCTTAAAGAAATAATGGAAGAACCAGAAACAATTGAAAATGCAATTAGGGGCAGGTTGATTTCTAATGAAGGAACAGTAAAACTTGGTGGTTTAGATAGTGTTGAAGATAAATTAGATAAAATTAACAGAATTATTTTAGTTGCCTGTGGCACTGCTGGTTATGCTTCAAGAATTGGCAAATATATGCTTGAGGAGTACGCTGGCATTTTAACTGGAGCAGAGATTGGTTCTGAATTTAGATACAGAAAACCAATTATTGATAAAAACACTGCTGCTGTGTTTGTTTCCCAGTCGGGAGAAACAGCTGATACTTTAGCAGGTTTAACAGAAATGAAGAAAAAAGGAGTTTTAACAATAGGAATTACAAATGTTGTTGGTTCAACCCAGGCCAGAGAAACAGATGCTGGAGTTTATACTCGTTCAGGCCCTGAAATAGCTGTTGCTTCTACAAAAGTATTTTTAGGTCAATTAGCAACTTTAGCAATGCTTACAGTTTATTTAGGAAGAAGACGCAATATGTCGCTTGTTCTTGGACAGAGGATCACTTCAGAATTAAAAAAGCTGCCAGAATTAGCTCAACAGATTTTAGAAAATAAAGAACAAATCAAAGCTATAGCTGAAAAATACAAAGACTTTAAAAATTTCTGGTTTATTGGAAGAAAATATAATTTTCCCATTGCTTTGGAAGGAGCTTTGAAACTAAAAGAGATTTCTTATCTTCATGCTGAAGGAGGAGCTAGCGGCGAATTAAAACATGGGCCATTGGCTTTAATTGATGAGAATTTTCCAACAATAGCGATTTGTCCTTCTGATTCTGTATATAATAAAATGATTTTAGGCATTGAAGAGGTAAAAGCAAGGAAGGGACCAGTCCTTGCAATTGCCACTGAAGGCAACGAAAGAATAAAAGAGATAGTTGATGATGTAATCTATATACCAAAGACCTTGGAAATGTTAACTCCTATGTTGTCAGTTATCCCGCTTCATCTTTTTGCATATTATATAGCCACAATGCTTGGCCATGATGTTGATCAGCCAAGGAATTTAGCAAAAAGCGTAACAGTTGAATAA
- a CDS encoding 2-oxoacid:acceptor oxidoreductase subunit alpha: protein MEKTILIGGKAGQGTNVTSYFIGEVFSSSGYYVFNYRDYPSLIRGGHNFNVIKISDKPVYSHSDKYDLIVALDQDTIDKHAKGLKENGFIIGDKDLKTEKKFYPIDIEPILKDLDAKPVIENDILIGWLFKYFGMSEDFLMKELEERFGGKKIELIKRAAKIGYDLGKEEEKFEKLGDQKYFISGSKAVSTGAIASGIDVYVAYPMTPATAILHHLAAKERDHNLLVIQLESEIAVVNTALGASFAGAKTMVGTSGGGFALMGEAMSLAGMSEIPLVAYLAQRTGPASGVPTYTAQADLKFAVNIGHGEFTRIVVAPGDPQEAITRTQEAFYLANKYRSLVILLSDKHLAESDYTFAKLEKSSVSSDRFIVENPSDDHKGYKITEDGNSPRAVPGQGPVVKVTSYEHDEYGNTTEESEWMNKMTDKRLKKEKTIAEEINKLNPVSIYGQGKNLIVGWGSTKGAILDALKDLEGYRFMQISYINPFPTDMVKKELENSDKIILVENNATGQLGDIIAEKTGHLIKNKVLQYDARPFIPETIINKVKQF, encoded by the coding sequence ATGGAAAAGACAATTTTAATTGGAGGGAAAGCAGGTCAAGGGACTAACGTAACCTCATACTTTATAGGAGAGGTTTTTTCTTCTTCAGGTTACTATGTTTTTAATTATAGAGACTATCCATCTTTAATTAGAGGGGGACATAATTTTAATGTGATCAAAATCTCTGATAAACCTGTTTATTCCCATAGCGATAAATATGATTTAATTGTTGCCTTAGATCAGGATACAATTGATAAACATGCTAAAGGTTTAAAAGAAAATGGTTTTATTATAGGCGATAAAGACTTAAAAACAGAGAAAAAGTTTTATCCTATTGATATAGAGCCCATTCTAAAAGACTTAGATGCTAAACCGGTAATAGAAAATGATATTCTAATTGGCTGGTTGTTTAAGTATTTTGGAATGAGCGAGGATTTTCTAATGAAAGAGCTGGAGGAAAGATTTGGAGGAAAGAAAATTGAATTAATTAAAAGAGCAGCAAAAATTGGTTATGATTTAGGGAAAGAAGAGGAAAAGTTTGAAAAATTAGGTGATCAAAAATATTTTATCTCTGGAAGCAAAGCTGTTTCAACTGGAGCCATAGCATCTGGGATTGATGTTTATGTTGCTTATCCAATGACACCAGCCACTGCAATTCTTCACCATTTGGCAGCAAAAGAAAGAGACCATAATTTATTAGTTATACAGCTTGAAAGTGAAATTGCAGTTGTTAATACTGCGCTTGGCGCTTCTTTTGCTGGTGCTAAAACCATGGTTGGAACTTCAGGAGGAGGGTTTGCCCTTATGGGCGAAGCAATGAGCTTGGCTGGAATGAGTGAAATCCCTTTGGTTGCATATTTAGCCCAGAGAACTGGTCCTGCTAGCGGTGTCCCAACATATACTGCTCAGGCTGATTTAAAGTTTGCAGTTAATATTGGTCACGGCGAATTTACCAGAATTGTTGTTGCTCCCGGTGATCCTCAAGAGGCAATTACAAGGACTCAAGAGGCATTTTATTTAGCTAATAAATATCGTTCTTTGGTGATTTTGCTTTCTGACAAACACTTAGCAGAAAGTGATTATACTTTTGCTAAATTAGAGAAATCTTCTGTAAGCTCTGATAGATTTATTGTAGAAAATCCTTCTGATGATCATAAAGGATATAAAATTACAGAAGATGGCAATTCACCTCGTGCTGTTCCAGGACAAGGCCCTGTTGTTAAAGTAACAAGTTATGAACATGATGAATATGGAAATACTACTGAAGAAAGTGAATGGATGAATAAAATGACTGATAAAAGATTAAAAAAAGAAAAAACTATTGCTGAAGAAATCAATAAGTTAAATCCAGTTTCTATTTATGGTCAAGGGAAGAATTTAATAGTTGGCTGGGGTTCAACCAAAGGTGCAATTCTTGATGCTTTAAAAGATTTGGAAGGTTATAGGTTCATGCAGATTTCCTACATTAATCCATTTCCAACCGATATGGTTAAAAAAGAGCTTGAGAATTCTGACAAAATTATTCTTGTTGAAAATAATGCTACAGGACAATTAGGCGATATTATCGCTGAGAAAACTGGCCATCTAATTAAGAATAAGGTGCTGCAGTATGATGCTCGTCCATTTATCCCTGAAACAATAATTAACAAAGTTAAACAATTCTAA
- a CDS encoding thiamine pyrophosphate-dependent enzyme, whose translation MKMQDFQTKEVNTWCPGCYNFILLNAIQNVLVDLVNENKIEKKNIAMASGIGCHAKIFDYININGFYSLHGRVIPPCIGMKAGNPELTVIGFGGDGDTYAEGMAHFIHACRYNTDFTMVVHNNKVFALTTGQASPTSEKGFISGSTPFGKLEEPMNPIALALVSGATFVARGYTNQKDHLKELFKKAVMHKGFALVDVLQPCLIYNNPQEYLEKRIYKLEDHDNSSYEEALKKAHEWNYSLDENAKIPIGVFYKINKPSFEERRQTLKQPWYKVKREVDWEKMIKQFQ comes from the coding sequence ATGAAAATGCAAGATTTTCAAACAAAAGAAGTAAATACTTGGTGTCCTGGCTGCTATAATTTCATACTTTTGAATGCTATACAGAATGTTTTAGTTGATTTGGTAAATGAAAATAAAATTGAGAAAAAAAATATTGCTATGGCATCTGGAATTGGTTGTCATGCCAAAATCTTTGATTACATTAACATTAACGGGTTTTACAGCTTGCATGGCAGGGTTATTCCTCCTTGTATTGGAATGAAAGCAGGCAATCCAGAATTAACTGTAATTGGTTTTGGAGGAGATGGTGATACTTATGCTGAAGGCATGGCTCATTTTATCCATGCTTGCCGCTATAATACTGATTTTACAATGGTTGTGCACAATAATAAGGTCTTTGCCTTAACAACAGGTCAGGCATCTCCAACTTCAGAAAAAGGATTTATTAGCGGTTCAACTCCATTTGGGAAACTAGAAGAGCCAATGAATCCAATTGCTCTGGCTTTAGTAAGTGGAGCTACTTTTGTTGCTCGTGGCTATACTAATCAAAAAGACCATTTAAAAGAATTGTTTAAAAAAGCAGTAATGCACAAAGGATTTGCTTTAGTTGATGTTCTCCAGCCTTGTTTAATTTACAATAATCCACAAGAATACCTTGAAAAAAGAATATATAAATTAGAGGACCATGACAACTCCAGTTATGAGGAGGCTCTAAAAAAAGCTCATGAGTGGAATTATTCTTTAGATGAGAATGCCAAGATTCCCATTGGAGTGTTTTATAAAATAAACAAGCCTAGTTTTGAAGAAAGAAGACAAACATTAAAACAGCCTTGGTATAAAGTTAAGAGAGAGGTTGATTGGGAGAAAATGATAAAACAATTCCAGTAA
- the murA gene encoding UDP-N-acetylglucosamine 1-carboxyvinyltransferase, which produces MKKTFTVKGSQKPLEGEVIIQGHKNAAGPILCATLISEKPSIIDNIPRISDILNLIKILEQMGAQVEWINDHKIKIDPKNVNPNKMPADLFKKMRMSVLLIGPLLSRFKSFKVPHPGGDKIGLRPISAHLDAFKKLGVKFELSNGFYRFQAPKTIYGKRIVLKEFSVTATENLMMLASKCQGTTKIEIAASEPNVQDLGNFLMKMGVNIKGNGTHTLEIQGTQNFSEATHSICPDLIEAGTFFLAFVLTGGQGLIKKVDPKALTFFLEKMKEIGANFELRGNEIHIKRSENFKPAKIQSLPHPGFPTDLQPQATVLLTQAQGKSLIHDPLYENRFGHLSELKLMGADIEITDPHRALVFGKTKLTANDISATDIRAGATLILAALIADGTSRIQNVHHIERGYERFEEKLRNLGADIQIEQV; this is translated from the coding sequence ATGAAAAAGACGTTTACAGTGAAAGGATCTCAAAAGCCTCTTGAGGGTGAAGTAATAATTCAAGGTCACAAAAACGCTGCTGGCCCTATTTTATGCGCTACTCTAATATCAGAAAAGCCTTCAATTATTGATAATATTCCAAGAATCAGTGATATTTTGAATTTAATTAAAATCTTGGAACAAATGGGTGCTCAAGTAGAATGGATCAATGATCATAAAATTAAGATTGATCCTAAAAATGTTAATCCTAATAAAATGCCTGCTGATTTATTCAAAAAAATGAGAATGTCAGTACTCTTGATTGGTCCTCTTTTGTCCAGATTCAAAAGTTTTAAAGTACCTCATCCAGGAGGAGATAAAATCGGCTTAAGGCCAATATCAGCTCATTTAGATGCATTTAAAAAATTAGGGGTTAAGTTTGAACTATCAAACGGTTTTTATCGTTTTCAAGCCCCAAAAACAATTTATGGAAAAAGAATTGTTCTAAAAGAATTTTCAGTAACTGCAACTGAAAACTTAATGATGTTAGCATCTAAATGCCAGGGAACAACTAAAATTGAAATTGCTGCCTCTGAACCTAATGTGCAGGACCTAGGAAACTTTTTAATGAAAATGGGTGTAAATATTAAAGGGAATGGAACTCATACTTTAGAAATTCAAGGAACGCAAAATTTTTCTGAAGCAACTCATTCAATCTGCCCTGATTTAATTGAAGCAGGAACATTTTTTTTAGCATTTGTTTTAACTGGTGGCCAAGGATTAATTAAAAAAGTTGATCCAAAGGCTTTAACATTTTTCCTGGAGAAAATGAAAGAAATAGGAGCCAACTTTGAATTAAGAGGGAATGAAATTCATATAAAAAGATCGGAAAACTTTAAACCTGCTAAAATTCAGTCTCTCCCTCATCCTGGTTTCCCCACAGACCTTCAGCCTCAAGCAACAGTATTATTAACTCAAGCTCAAGGAAAATCATTAATCCATGACCCATTATATGAAAACAGATTCGGCCATTTATCAGAATTAAAATTAATGGGTGCTGATATTGAAATCACTGATCCCCACAGAGCTTTAGTATTTGGAAAAACAAAACTTACTGCTAATGATATTTCTGCAACTGATATCAGGGCTGGTGCAACACTGATTTTAGCAGCTTTAATTGCTGATGGAACAAGCAGGATTCAAAATGTTCACCATATTGAAAGAGGTTATGAAAGATTTGAAGAAAAATTAAGAAATCTTGGAGCAGATATTCAAATTGAACAAGTTTAA
- a CDS encoding L-threonylcarbamoyladenylate synthase, whose translation MKILKITEKNSKQVLEQAVFTVKKQGIIICPTDTVYGLIADATDKNAVEKVFKVKKRKVQKPLPVFIKDLKTAKKLVHINKKQEEFLKKFWPGKLTAVLKAKTSYQVWLGVCKNGKIGLRIPYYKVLNSLLDELNCPVIATSANISGKKASGKIVEILEQFKYKKNKPDLVLDAGNLKESLPSTIIDLENVKVIREGEISKNQILNELKE comes from the coding sequence ATGAAAATTCTAAAGATTACTGAAAAAAACTCAAAGCAGGTATTGGAGCAAGCTGTTTTTACAGTTAAAAAACAAGGAATTATAATCTGTCCTACTGATACTGTTTATGGCTTGATAGCTGATGCTACAGATAAAAATGCTGTTGAAAAGGTTTTTAAAGTCAAAAAAAGAAAAGTCCAAAAACCTTTACCAGTTTTTATTAAAGATTTGAAAACAGCTAAAAAATTAGTTCATATAAATAAAAAGCAGGAGGAATTTTTAAAGAAATTCTGGCCAGGAAAATTAACAGCAGTTTTAAAAGCAAAAACCTCTTACCAAGTATGGTTGGGAGTTTGCAAGAATGGCAAGATTGGGTTAAGAATTCCTTATTATAAGGTTTTAAACAGCTTACTTGATGAGCTAAATTGCCCTGTTATAGCAACTTCAGCAAACATTTCAGGCAAAAAAGCATCAGGGAAGATAGTTGAAATTTTGGAACAATTTAAGTATAAAAAGAATAAGCCAGATTTAGTTTTAGATGCTGGCAATTTAAAGGAGTCTTTACCTTCTACTATAATTGATTTGGAAAATGTTAAGGTTATAAGGGAAGGTGAAATTAGTAAGAACCAAATTTTAAATGAGCTTAAAGAATAA
- a CDS encoding YvcK family protein, giving the protein MSLKNKKIVCLGGGNAMPKAVLTGLKKHPVKISAVCAMLDSGGSAGRLRKDYKIVSPGDIRRAFIALADTSPVIENLLNYRFQTGGLKGHNFANLLITALELSTKNDYEKISSEIYKILNIKHEVLPATLDNSTLYAELENGKIVIGETNIDVPKHDGKLKIKRIFLKPKAKIYPKAVESIKKADLIVIGPGDLYSSLLQILLTDGMSEVIKESKAKVVYICNLMTKHGETNKFSVLDFSNEIEKYLKNKLDYVIYNRKKPSSKRLKLNQKKHPEFLSLVDFDKLPKNKKFIGEDLITSTGEIIHDSDKVVKIILSLI; this is encoded by the coding sequence ATGAGCTTAAAGAATAAAAAAATAGTTTGTTTGGGAGGTGGCAATGCCATGCCAAAGGCAGTTTTAACTGGTCTTAAAAAACATCCGGTAAAAATATCGGCAGTTTGCGCAATGCTTGATTCAGGTGGTTCAGCGGGTCGTTTAAGGAAAGATTACAAGATTGTTTCTCCTGGTGATATTAGAAGGGCATTTATTGCTTTAGCTGATACCTCTCCTGTTATTGAAAATCTTTTAAATTATAGGTTTCAAACAGGCGGTTTAAAAGGGCATAATTTTGCTAATCTTTTGATTACTGCCCTAGAGCTTTCAACAAAAAATGACTACGAAAAGATTTCTAGTGAAATATATAAGATCTTAAATATTAAACACGAGGTTTTGCCAGCAACTTTAGACAATTCTACTCTTTACGCAGAGTTAGAAAATGGAAAAATAGTTATAGGTGAAACTAATATTGATGTTCCCAAGCATGATGGAAAATTAAAGATTAAAAGAATTTTTCTAAAACCAAAAGCAAAAATTTATCCTAAAGCAGTTGAATCAATCAAAAAAGCAGATTTAATTGTTATTGGACCTGGTGATCTTTATTCATCTTTACTTCAAATCCTATTAACAGACGGAATGTCTGAAGTAATTAAAGAAAGTAAAGCTAAGGTAGTATATATTTGCAACTTAATGACCAAACATGGTGAAACAAATAAATTTAGTGTTTTAGATTTTTCAAATGAGATAGAAAAATATTTAAAAAACAAGTTAGATTACGTAATCTATAATAGAAAAAAACCTTCTTCTAAAAGATTAAAACTAAATCAAAAAAAACATCCTGAGTTTTTAAGTTTAGTTGATTTTGATAAGTTGCCAAAGAATAAAAAGTTTATTGGAGAAGATTTGATAACCTCAACAGGCGAGATTATTCATGATTCAGATAAGGTTGTAAAAATAATTCTTTCCTTAATATGA
- a CDS encoding sugar phosphate nucleotidyltransferase: MIKQAVILAAGNSSRFWPLNRKNKCLMKIMGKPLIFYTLKSLKQAGVLNAVIIQNPTKDVEKELKKYKLGVKIKFLTQKKAKGMGNALWQAKDLLKHRFLVINAERVDVYEILESAKAQIKKYENLLFGKKTKNPQLFGIMKLKGSKVLGIIEKPKKGKESSKIKVVGVYILGSEFFKTYKKVKKHVYDFEDALNIYVKENDVGAVISKTDERPLLKYPWHLFGMKNYLFDKFLESKIEKSAQISKKAVIQGKVYVGKNTKVFENAVIKGPCYIGDNCIIGNNALIRDYTNLEDEAVIGTNGEVKNVVFQENSHMHSGYIGDSIIGENCRIGANAITANVRIDRGVVESVVKDEKIETGLKRFGCVIGDSTKTGISCSFMPGVLIGSGCMIGPRSIVMKNIGDNQLFYTEFKRIIKKKKK, encoded by the coding sequence ATGATAAAACAAGCAGTAATTTTAGCTGCAGGCAATTCCAGCCGTTTTTGGCCTTTAAATAGAAAGAACAAATGCTTAATGAAAATAATGGGGAAGCCATTGATTTTTTATACTTTAAAATCATTAAAACAAGCAGGAGTTTTAAATGCAGTCATAATTCAAAATCCAACAAAAGATGTTGAGAAAGAGCTTAAAAAATACAAACTAGGCGTAAAGATAAAATTTTTAACTCAGAAAAAAGCCAAAGGAATGGGTAATGCCTTGTGGCAGGCTAAAGATTTATTAAAACACAGGTTTTTAGTTATTAACGCAGAAAGGGTTGATGTATATGAAATACTCGAAAGCGCAAAAGCGCAAATTAAAAAATATGAGAATCTTTTATTTGGTAAGAAAACAAAAAATCCACAATTATTTGGAATAATGAAACTCAAAGGCAGTAAAGTTTTAGGCATTATTGAAAAACCAAAAAAAGGAAAAGAGTCATCAAAGATAAAAGTAGTGGGAGTATATATTTTAGGGTCCGAGTTTTTTAAAACGTATAAAAAAGTGAAAAAGCATGTGTATGATTTTGAAGATGCTTTAAATATATATGTAAAAGAGAACGATGTTGGGGCTGTAATTTCAAAAACAGATGAAAGGCCTTTATTAAAATATCCTTGGCATTTATTTGGAATGAAAAATTATTTGTTTGATAAATTCTTAGAGTCAAAAATTGAAAAATCAGCTCAAATTTCAAAAAAAGCTGTTATTCAAGGAAAAGTATATGTTGGCAAGAATACAAAAGTCTTTGAAAACGCAGTAATTAAAGGCCCCTGCTATATTGGCGATAATTGTATTATTGGAAACAATGCTTTAATTAGAGATTATACTAATTTAGAAGATGAAGCTGTAATTGGAACAAATGGAGAAGTTAAGAATGTAGTTTTTCAAGAAAATAGTCACATGCATTCAGGATATATTGGTGATTCAATAATTGGAGAGAATTGCAGGATTGGAGCTAATGCAATTACTGCTAATGTAAGAATTGATAGAGGTGTTGTAGAAAGCGTTGTGAAAGATGAAAAAATTGAAACAGGATTAAAGAGATTCGGTTGCGTGATAGGTGATAGTACAAAAACAGGTATTAGTTGTTCTTTTATGCCTGGCGTATTGATTGGTTCAGGATGTATGATTGGGCCACGTTCAATTGTAATGAAAAATATTGGAGATAATCAACTGTTTTATACAGAGTTTAAAAGAATAATAAAGAAAAAAAAGAAATAA
- the topA gene encoding type I DNA topoisomerase translates to MKLVIVESPTKSKTLKKFLGKDYSISATMGHIRDLPQKKLGIDIEHNFEPEYKAIEKRKDTIKELKKEIKKAEEIYLAMDPDREGEAIAWHLKELLGLKDAKRIVFHEITKSAVENAAKNPRSIDMQLVNAQQARRILDRLVGYKLSPLLWKKIARKLSAGRVQSVAVRLVAEREKEIEQFKPQEYWSIEALFEKEKKEFKGLLIKKDGKVIKKLEIENKKQAHQILKDLKKAEYEIIDIEKKEKLRNPFAPFKTSTLQQTSYSRFRYPAKKTMYLAQKLYEKGFITYHRTDSLSLSAQSLGQAKKFIIDNYGSNYWPGFSRKFKAKGKAQEAHEAIRPTYPDKTPESLQKKLDSSTFKLYQLIWQRFMASQMKPAIFSAIKIDIEAKNYIFRSNGQTLKFDGFLKIYPVKFEENELPSLEISEILKLIKIIHSQHFTQPPARYNEASLIKTLEEHEIGRPSTYAPIMSTIQLRNYVEKDEQRRFKPTEIGIKVNDLLVNHFPKIVDIGFTKKMEQDLDEIANGKQQWVPVIREFYTGFEKTLIEKEKELPDKRLTYEKTKKKCPECKSPILIKFGRFGKFYACSNWPKCKYTDSIKKNELKIKCPKCEKGEVVEKRTKRKKIFYGCSNWPKCDFATWDKPVTKKALLNLGKKTVEQCPECKSALVETKRKQIKCSSKECKYVQEELTKKE, encoded by the coding sequence ATGAAATTAGTAATAGTAGAAAGTCCTACGAAATCTAAAACTCTCAAAAAGTTTTTAGGAAAAGATTATAGTATCTCAGCAACAATGGGACATATTCGTGATTTGCCTCAGAAAAAACTCGGTATTGATATTGAACATAATTTTGAACCTGAATACAAAGCAATTGAAAAAAGAAAAGACACAATAAAAGAATTAAAAAAAGAAATTAAAAAAGCAGAGGAAATATATTTAGCAATGGATCCTGACAGAGAAGGAGAAGCAATCGCCTGGCACTTGAAAGAGCTTTTAGGATTAAAAGACGCCAAACGCATTGTGTTTCATGAAATTACAAAATCAGCTGTTGAAAATGCTGCTAAAAATCCAAGGAGTATTGATATGCAATTAGTTAATGCTCAACAGGCAAGAAGAATTTTAGATAGATTAGTTGGTTACAAACTATCTCCTCTCTTATGGAAAAAAATAGCAAGAAAATTATCTGCCGGAAGAGTCCAGTCAGTTGCTGTTAGATTAGTTGCTGAAAGAGAAAAAGAAATTGAACAATTCAAGCCGCAGGAATACTGGAGCATTGAAGCTCTGTTTGAAAAAGAAAAAAAAGAATTCAAAGGGCTGCTTATTAAAAAAGACGGAAAAGTAATTAAAAAATTAGAAATTGAAAACAAAAAACAAGCGCATCAAATCTTAAAAGATTTAAAAAAAGCTGAATACGAAATCATTGATATTGAAAAAAAGGAAAAATTAAGAAACCCTTTTGCTCCTTTTAAAACTTCTACACTTCAGCAGACTTCTTACAGCAGATTCCGTTATCCAGCAAAAAAAACAATGTATTTAGCCCAAAAATTATATGAAAAAGGTTTTATTACATATCATAGAACTGATTCTTTAAGTCTATCTGCTCAATCTCTTGGTCAGGCTAAAAAATTTATCATTGATAATTACGGCAGCAATTATTGGCCAGGATTTTCAAGAAAATTTAAAGCAAAGGGGAAAGCGCAAGAAGCTCATGAAGCAATAAGGCCAACTTATCCAGATAAAACTCCAGAAAGTCTGCAGAAAAAATTAGACAGCAGCACTTTTAAATTATATCAATTGATATGGCAAAGATTTATGGCAAGCCAAATGAAGCCAGCTATTTTCAGTGCTATAAAAATCGACATTGAAGCTAAAAACTATATTTTCAGATCTAATGGCCAGACTTTAAAATTTGATGGGTTTTTAAAAATATATCCAGTCAAGTTTGAAGAAAATGAACTTCCTTCTTTAGAAATTAGTGAAATTTTAAAACTTATTAAAATCATTCACAGCCAACACTTTACCCAACCCCCTGCGAGATATAATGAAGCAAGTTTAATCAAAACTCTGGAAGAGCATGAAATTGGAAGGCCATCAACTTATGCTCCAATAATGTCCACAATTCAGCTAAGAAATTATGTTGAAAAAGATGAGCAAAGAAGATTTAAACCAACTGAAATTGGAATTAAAGTAAATGATTTGCTGGTAAATCATTTTCCAAAAATTGTTGATATTGGATTTACAAAAAAAATGGAGCAAGACCTAGATGAAATTGCAAATGGAAAACAACAGTGGGTTCCAGTAATTAGGGAATTTTACACTGGTTTTGAAAAAACTTTAATTGAAAAAGAAAAAGAACTTCCTGATAAAAGATTAACTTATGAAAAAACAAAGAAAAAATGCCCTGAATGTAAAAGCCCAATCTTAATTAAGTTTGGCAGATTTGGTAAGTTTTATGCATGTTCAAACTGGCCTAAATGCAAATACACAGATTCAATTAAAAAAAATGAGTTGAAAATCAAATGTCCTAAATGCGAAAAAGGGGAAGTTGTAGAAAAAAGAACTAAAAGAAAAAAAATCTTTTACGGTTGTTCAAACTGGCCCAAGTGTGATTTTGCCACTTGGGACAAACCTGTTACTAAAAAGGCATTATTAAATTTAGGTAAAAAAACTGTAGAACAATGTCCAGAATGCAAATCAGCTTTAGTTGAAACCAAAAGGAAGCAAATCAAATGCTCAAGCAAGGAGTGTAAATATGTTCAAGAGGAATTGACAAAGAAAGAATAG